A window of Glycine soja cultivar W05 chromosome 2, ASM419377v2, whole genome shotgun sequence genomic DNA:
TCTaaatagtttgaaaataaaagcaaacaAAGTCATACAATGAATGATAATAAGAATGTTCCAatatcctttttgttttttttgtgtcATGTTTCAGCCAATGGCCTTATTGAATACCATTTTTTATGCCTCTTTGAAACTAGTCAATACAAAGGAAAAGAATTTGAAGAAGGCCTACGATGATCTCCTAACTCACCCTTCATGTTCCCTCATGATCCCACCAAGACTCACTTCATCTTCGTCCACAATGAGAAATTGTTTTACGGTTCATTGAATTGCAAGTAGTAACAATATTGTGGCTATTATTTTCGGTGGCAAGTACATCACAATTGTGTTTTCCCTAGTAGATAGTTATGACACCTTTGGGATCCATTGAAGCTCTCTCAAACATGTTTACGCACATTTCATTCTTACACTAGTGTACTTGTAATAACTCATAAATTGAATATAGGACATGCTACAAATTAGAAAGCAAAATAATTCATGGAAAAGGTCCAGACTAAACTGGTCAATGAGAAAGGTGTGGGTTCTTATATACAATTGAAGGCTGTATATGTTGACCAAAccatatttgaaaagaaaaataaattgaagaacATAAAATCTCAAGTTGAGTGAACAAAGTTATTAAACAAGAGAAATTATTAAATGGGGTCCCAGACTATCATGATCTCTATTAATCTTTAcatcaagttaattttttaatatgctaAGCTTGTCAAAATTAATCTCTAGTAGTCTAATTAGATAAATTAAGAGgatgtaataaattttaaacactTCTAAttcaaataactattttttgtcTTATGATTCTTTAAAGGAAAGAGAACCTGATTAATGcaaaatttgatcaaaataagttgagtctaataaaaaattattttcaccaaAGATTAAACTTACATAATAATCAAATGATTTAATCTTAATTCCAATACATTAATCACTTTTAACcacttaattttcaaataaaattgtcatTACTGACGCTTTAACATTAGGAGTATCAAttgatgtttaaaatatttaataaactcattttttcctATTAATGTATGACTtcgaatttttaataaattttctcttaaattaatcctttaatttctttattattacaGTTAATACCTTCCATAATATTTTTCACATAAAATCAttgaatctttattttattctgaAATAATTAGAAGTATAAAACAAGTTTAggtaggaaaaaaattaaaaggttcATGAGTCCAAATTTTATGcagttataaaattttaaaagaaaataaattaataaattctgaataaatttttaaaaagaaaattatattttaattaatattttttaatagaaaaaattccAAACAAATTAATAGATTCAGTTTATAGAGATTTtgagaaaataacaaagaaacgtttaagtaaataaaactaataaaataatttacttataataattaagaaaaactctagaattaaatttgaagaaaaatcaataaactaGAAGTGTAGATAAAATAACTCTAAAAGGTAAAAACAGTGAAGGACATAacagagagagaaacaaaacaagCGTAGATTTAGCTTGACACTATTAATCACTGCGTCTCTATACTCATTCCTCACTCACTTGagtcaaattcaaacgaaaacgAAACTCGCTCGCGCTCATAGTTAGTTGAACCACACTGCAAAAAATGGCGGGGCGCAAGCACGCACCCTCCTCCTTCACGCGCCTCGACGAGACGCGCCTTGCGCATTCCTCCTCCTCTGCCGCCGTGGTCCGCGCCCTCGAGGAGCGCGTCGAGGTGTGCCACCGCGAGATCCAGGCCTTGCTCTCCGACAACCAGCGTCTCGCCGGCATCCACGTGGCGCTCAAGCAGGACCTCGCCGCCACTCAGGAGGAGCTCCGCCGCCtctccgccgccgccgccgagATCAAGGCCGAGCGCGACGCCGAGGTGCGCGAGATCTACGAGAAGTCGCTGAAGGTCGACGCCGAGGTCCGCGCCGTCGCCGCCATCAGCGCCGAGCTGGATCGCGTGCGGACGGACGTGCAGGAGCTCGCGGCGGAGCGGAATGAGCTCGCGGCGCAGCTGCATGCCGTGGAGAGCGAGCTTGCAAAGGCGCGCGCGGAGGCGCTGTTTGTGCCGGCGATTAAAGCAGATATAGAGACCATGCGCCATGAGATTCAACGAGGAAGgtaaattgtttatttaattaacttaattaatttaactaattagttaattttatttgtgaatCTGTGTTAATAGCTTtgtgagaatatttttttatttagggtATTCTTAGAATGAGTTTCAAGTGAGATGGCTTGGACATTTTGGTTTTCATTTTGCATTTTTGGCGGAATattgcattttttgtttttgttttcgcCTTGGAggtgaaaaaatagaa
This region includes:
- the LOC114396875 gene encoding protein FLC EXPRESSOR-like; this encodes MAGRKHAPSSFTRLDETRLAHSSSSAAVVRALEERVEVCHREIQALLSDNQRLAGIHVALKQDLAATQEELRRLSAAAAEIKAERDAEVREIYEKSLKVDAEVRAVAAISAELDRVRTDVQELAAERNELAAQLHAVESELAKARAEALFVPAIKADIETMRHEIQRGRNAIEFEKKTHASNLEHRRTMDNNMIIMDHEVEKLRAELANEEKRARAAMAADTKPSPGYPANYDNPEMGYGGTTCPPDSYSTHQMQAVVDTHSPHEAGAPLHHPNDLQHTQVPRNLFNNRAYSFADI